A section of the Methanoculleus horonobensis genome encodes:
- a CDS encoding class I SAM-dependent methyltransferase: MRARKVPAAALADIADEEWVDTSRRPYIEGGVAWVPVREGYSADTDLPERETYRGRGYHLVGDVAILHGDAPTDEELAAIVEQCRPRGVVRVKGFIDAMRIPEAEILYGTAGEVRHREQGYTFFLDPTRVMFAQGNRNEKAKIAALVRPGERAADMFAGIGYFTIPAAMSGARVHAMEINPIAFEYLQRNIMANHVADRATGELGDCRDLLSGVYDRVLMGHFDAPSMLADALAHVREGSVLHVHSIGDAGETIQKEVAGAGFSATVISRRVKKYGPHAWHMVQDVTIS; encoded by the coding sequence ATGCGTGCGCGGAAGGTGCCGGCGGCCGCCCTCGCCGATATCGCGGACGAAGAGTGGGTGGATACCTCCCGACGGCCGTATATCGAGGGCGGCGTCGCCTGGGTTCCGGTCAGGGAGGGCTATTCTGCCGATACGGATCTTCCCGAGCGGGAGACCTACCGCGGCCGCGGCTACCATCTCGTCGGCGACGTCGCGATTCTCCACGGCGACGCGCCGACGGATGAGGAACTTGCCGCGATCGTGGAGCAGTGCCGTCCCCGGGGCGTCGTCCGGGTGAAGGGGTTTATCGACGCGATGCGCATCCCGGAGGCCGAGATCCTCTACGGCACCGCCGGCGAGGTGCGGCACCGCGAGCAGGGCTACACGTTCTTCCTCGACCCGACAAGGGTGATGTTCGCGCAGGGAAACCGCAACGAGAAGGCGAAGATCGCCGCCCTCGTCCGGCCCGGCGAGCGGGCCGCGGATATGTTCGCCGGGATCGGCTACTTCACCATACCTGCTGCCATGAGCGGTGCACGGGTCCACGCGATGGAGATCAACCCAATAGCCTTTGAATACCTGCAACGTAACATTATGGCAAACCACGTTGCAGACCGGGCCACGGGAGAACTCGGCGACTGCCGGGACCTCCTCTCCGGGGTCTACGATCGGGTTCTGATGGGGCATTTCGACGCGCCTTCGATGCTCGCCGACGCCCTCGCCCACGTCCGGGAGGGGAGCGTGCTCCACGTCCACAGTATCGGGGACGCGGGCGAGACGATCCAAAAAGAGGTTGCGGGCGCTGGATTTTCGGCAACGGTGATCTCGCGCCGGGTGAAGAAATACGGCCCGCACGCGTGGCATATGGTGCAGGATGTGACGATATCGTGA